The proteins below come from a single Parcubacteria group bacterium genomic window:
- the rplS gene encoding 50S ribosomal protein L19, protein MEKKIIEFNKSQRALKSEQEFHSGDVVKVFLRIKEGAKERTQIFEGLVIAVKGGQSSSPTITVRKVTHDVGVEMIVPVGSKNVEKIELVKRAKVRRAKLYYIRTLTTKQSRMKYKDIKDVNKKDKPKVETVKAEVASEKVEEKAVEKVEEKKAE, encoded by the coding sequence ATGGAAAAGAAGATCATTGAATTCAACAAATCTCAGCGAGCACTGAAAAGCGAGCAAGAATTTCACAGTGGAGATGTGGTTAAGGTATTTCTCAGAATTAAGGAAGGCGCCAAGGAGCGTACTCAAATTTTTGAAGGTCTGGTTATCGCTGTCAAAGGTGGACAAAGCTCTTCTCCAACAATCACTGTGCGAAAAGTAACGCATGATGTCGGCGTGGAAATGATTGTCCCGGTTGGCTCGAAGAATGTGGAAAAGATCGAACTTGTGAAGCGGGCCAAAGTGCGCCGTGCAAAACTGTATTATATCCGAACGCTCACGACAAAGCAGAGTCGTATGAAATACAAGGATATCAAGGATGTGAACAAGAAAGATAAGCCAAAAGTTGAGACTGTCAAAGCGGAAGTGGCATCTGAAAAAGTGGAAGAAAAAGCTGTGGAAAAAGTTGAAGAAAAAAAAGCGGAGTAA